A genomic stretch from Sulfobacillus thermosulfidooxidans includes:
- a CDS encoding ABC transporter permease yields the protein MTWRDGLILAFLGLMSNKLRAILTMLGVIIGVAAVIVLVAIGQGASSLVTSRIETLGTNVLFVSPASGTPFPMSETTLIHHVLPFSDVVVPEMTAGAKISTLSPSTQVSGPIDGTTAGYLELGSVSIAAGHFLTSLEVSQDQPVAVLGANQATSLFNGENPIGSSIMILGQQFRVVGVLNPVGEGPGASQDNTIFIPITVSESLLGTNQLSQVIVKAQNPDQANLAANYLTNLYSNQFGSTSAVSVASEDQVLQTLQATRATFTDLLAGTAGVALIVGGIGIMNIMLVSVTERTREIGIRQALGATREDILLQFLLESMAMSLVGGLMGILLGLGVMRVIPVILKTPAIFSPAALMLGFVFSTAVGLIFGLYPAIKASALDPIHALRYDG from the coding sequence ATGACATGGCGAGATGGATTGATTCTAGCTTTCTTAGGATTAATGAGCAATAAACTACGGGCTATTCTCACAATGTTAGGCGTGATTATCGGAGTGGCTGCCGTGATTGTCTTAGTGGCCATTGGTCAAGGTGCATCGTCTTTAGTCACCTCCCGGATTGAAACCCTTGGAACTAACGTATTGTTTGTGTCGCCAGCCTCCGGCACGCCGTTCCCGATGAGTGAAACGACCCTGATACATCATGTCTTGCCATTTTCGGACGTGGTCGTTCCCGAGATGACAGCAGGCGCCAAAATATCAACCCTGTCCCCATCCACTCAAGTCAGCGGGCCCATCGACGGCACGACCGCCGGCTATCTTGAGCTAGGTTCTGTATCGATCGCAGCCGGTCATTTTCTGACATCACTTGAGGTCAGCCAGGATCAACCTGTCGCCGTCTTAGGGGCCAATCAAGCCACCTCTTTATTTAATGGAGAGAATCCTATCGGATCATCCATTATGATCTTAGGCCAGCAATTTCGCGTTGTCGGTGTTCTTAATCCCGTTGGTGAGGGCCCTGGCGCCAGTCAAGACAACACCATATTTATCCCGATTACCGTGAGTGAATCCTTGTTGGGAACCAATCAATTGAGCCAGGTGATCGTGAAAGCGCAAAACCCCGACCAAGCCAACTTGGCAGCCAATTATCTCACCAATCTCTATAGCAACCAATTCGGATCAACGAGTGCCGTCAGTGTTGCCTCCGAGGATCAAGTGCTTCAAACTTTACAAGCCACACGGGCCACTTTCACGGACTTGTTGGCGGGCACCGCAGGCGTGGCGTTGATTGTCGGGGGCATAGGCATCATGAATATCATGCTCGTTTCGGTGACGGAACGAACGAGAGAAATTGGTATCCGCCAAGCACTTGGCGCCACCCGCGAAGATATCCTTCTTCAGTTTCTTTTAGAGTCCATGGCAATGAGTTTGGTAGGCGGGTTAATGGGTATTCTCTTGGGTCTCGGCGTTATGCGTGTTATCCCGGTTATTTTGAAAACCCCTGCCATCTTCTCTCCGGCAGCTCTAATGCTGGGCTTTGTCTTTAGTACGGCAGTCGGTCTGATTTTTGGCCTTTATCCCGCCATCAAAGCTTCAGCCTTAGATCCCATCCATGCCCTCCGGTATGATGGTTAG